One genomic window of Camelina sativa cultivar DH55 chromosome 5, Cs, whole genome shotgun sequence includes the following:
- the LOC104786585 gene encoding probable 3-hydroxyisobutyryl-CoA hydrolase 2, whose translation MVCNLMKGDISRDFEEGCRAILVDKDRNPKWEPRQLKDMKDSMVDQYFERVDEEGWEDLKFPPRKNVHVSRIIAKL comes from the exons ATGGTGTGTAATTTGATGAAGGGAGATATAAGCAGAGACTTTGAGGAG GGGTGCAGAGCCATATTGGTAGACAAAGATAGGAACCCAAAG TGGGAGCCAAGGCAACTAAAGGACATGAAGGATAGCATGGTAGATCAGTACTTTGAGCGAGTggatgaagaaggatgggaaGATCTTAAGTTTCCGCCAAGGAAAAATGTCCATGTTTCACGAATCATAGCAAAGCTGTGA
- the LOC109132962 gene encoding 3-hydroxyisobutyryl-CoA hydrolase 1-like: MAIEMDSHSPILVEEKSSARILTLNRPKQLNVLSFNMMTRLLQLLLAYEEDPSVKLVILKGQGRAFCAGGDVKPAVRNILQGISFSSSL, encoded by the exons atggcaaTAGAGATGGACTCTCACTCTCCc ATTTTGGTGGAAGAGAAATCGAGTGCTAGAATCTTGACATTAAACAGACCCAAGCAGCTGAATGTTCTGTCCTTCAACATG ATGACTCGGTTACTGCAACTGCTCCTTGCATATGAGGAGGACCCTAGTGTGAAACTTGTCATCCTAAAG GGTCAAGGAAGAGCTTTTTGTGCTGGTGGCGACGTTAAGCCCGCTGTTCGTAACATTTTACAAGGTATATCATTTTCATCCTCCTTATGA
- the LOC104789165 gene encoding uncharacterized protein LOC104789165, with product MELSLGSIAGSYALLPAYIGLLQQTNPGSLCYTEHVDDPHGAMRFKYQFIAYGACVNGYQYMRKVVVVDAFTIVDSENDDAWEWFFRHLSAFVHDTTELVFISVRHASIYAGMRKVYNQAHHSACTVHFWRNVRHLYKPQTLAGLMFAAARAFVVDDFNKKFLEIQRVNPGCAAYLVDIGKSKIFWRSRAARSVSVIAPKCRKIVDENFENAMAMAVRPISDFEFQIQIRAGECYTVKLVEGTCSCNEFQCLSIPCAHAIAAATRLGVSIENFIDVAYYEETIRHSYEEKITYSICGWKLFGRINL from the exons ATGGAGCTGTCTCTAGGTTCTATCGCTGGTAGCTACGCCCTACTCCCAGCCTATATTGGACTCTTACAGCAAACCAACCCCGGCTCTCTCTGCTACACTGAGCATGTAGATGATCCCCATGGTGCTATGCGTTTCAAATATCAGTTCATAGCTTATGGAGCTTGCGTGAACGGGTACCAATACATGAGAAAAGTCGTAGTTGTTGACG CATTTACCATTGTCGACAGCGAGAATGATGATGCGTGGGAGTGGTTCTTTCGCCACCTTTCTGCTTTCGTCCACGACACAACAGAGCTGGTTTTCATATCGGTCCGGCATGCTAGCATATATGCGGGAATGCGAAAG GTCTATAATCAAGCACACCACTCTGCGTGCACTGTTCATTTTTGGCGCAATGTACGTCACCTATACAAGCCACAAACACTAGCTGGCCTTATGTTTGCAGCAGCGAGAGCATTCGTTGTAGATGACTTCAACAAGAAGTTCTTGGAAATTCAGAGGGTGAACCCTGGGTGTGCAGCATATCTTGTCGATATTGGTAAGTCCAAAATTTTTTGGAG GTCAAGAGCTGCACGTTCTGTTTCTGTTATAGCTCCAAAGTGTCGTAAGATTGTTGATGAGAACTTTGAGAATGCTATGGCCATGGCGGTGAGGCCAATAAGCGACTTCGAGTTCCAAATTCAGATCAGAGCTGGTGAATGTTACACCGTCAAATTGGTTGAGGGAACTTGTTCCTGTAATGAGTTCCAGTGTCTAAGCATCCCTTGTGCTCACGCTATCGCGGCAGCGACACGCCTTGGTGTTTCAATTGAAAATTTCATTGATGTTGCCTACTATGAAGAGACAATAAGGCATTCCTATGAAGAGAAGATAACCTATTCCATCTGTGGGTGGAAACTCTTCGGCAGGATCAACCTCTAG
- the LOC104786587 gene encoding probable 3-hydroxyisobutyryl-CoA hydrolase 3 isoform X1, which produces MDSQSPILVEEKSSARILTLNRPKQLNVLSFNMMTRLLQLFLAYEEDPSVKLVILKGQGRAFCAGGDVKPTVRNIVQGNWRLSADIFAEEYMLNYVMATYRKAQVSILNGIVMGGGAGLSVHGRFRIATENTVFAMPETALGLFPDVGASYFLSRLPGFFGEYVGLTGARLDGAEMLACGLATHFVPSTSLTLLEADLCGVDSNDPNFVPTILDAYTQHPHLKQDSAYHRLNVIDRCFSRRTIEEIISALEREATQEPNDWISTTIRALKKASPSSLKISLRSIREGRLQGVGQCLIREYRMVCNLIKGDISRDFEEGCRAILVDKDRKPKWEPRQLKDMKDSMVDQYFERVDEEGWEDLKFPPRKNVHVSRIIAKL; this is translated from the exons ATGGACTCTCAGTCTCCG ATTTTGGTGGAAGAGAAATCGAGTGCTAGAATCTTGACACTAAACAGACCCAAGCAGCTGAATGTTCTGTCCTTCAATATG ATGACTCGGTTACTGCAACTGTTTCTTGCGTATGAGGAGGACCCTAGTGTGAAACTTGTCATCCTAAAG GGTCAAGGAAGAGCTTTTTGTGCTGGTGGCGACGTTAAACCTACTGTTCGTAACATCGTACAAG GAAATTGGAGACTCTCTGCTGATATATTCGCAGAGGAATACATGCTCAACTATGTTATGGCCACGTATAGAAAAGCTCAG GTTTCAATTTTGAATGGTATTGTCATGGGAGGCGGAGCTGGTCTCTCCGTCCATGGTCGATTTCGTATTGCAACTGAGAACACG gTATTTGCAATGCCCGAGACAGCTCTAGGGCTCTTCCCAGATGTAGGCGCTTCCTACTTCTTGTCAAGGCTCCCTGGATTTTTTG GAGAGTATGTTGGCCTCACAGGAGCTAGGTTAGATGGCGCTGAAATGCTTGCTTGTGGTCTTGCAACTCATTTTGTGCCTTCAACG AGTTTGACCCTATTAGAAGCAGATCTTTGCGGAGTTGATTCAAATGATCCGAACTTTGTCCCAACAATTCTGGACGCATACACTCAGCATCCACACCTTAAACAAGATAGTGCTTACCACAG GTTAAATGTTATTGATAGGTGCTTCTCTAGAAGAACTATCGAAGAAATTATATCTGCACTT GAGAGAGAGGCCACTCAGGAACCAAATGATTGGATCTCAACTACCATTCGTGCATTAAAGAAGGCTTCACCATCAAGTCTTAAAATCTCTCTTAGATCG ATAAGAGAAGGAAGATTGCAAGGGGTGGGACAGTGTCTTATTCGTGAGTATAGAATGGTGTGTAATTTGATAAAGGGAGATATAAGCAGAGACTTTGAGGAG GGGTGCAGAGCCATATTGGTAGACAAAGATAGGAAACCAAAG TGGGAGCCAAGGCAACTAAAGGACATGAAGGACAGCATGGTAGATCAGTACTTTGAGCGAGTggatgaagaaggatgggaaGATCTTAAGTTTCCGCCAAGGAAAAATGTCCATGTTTCACGAATCATAGCAAAGCTGTGA